One genomic region from Nitrospinota bacterium encodes:
- a CDS encoding HU family DNA-binding protein: protein MAGKKPMTKGQIADNIATASGLTKKLAAQILDGLAALAYKEAKNGFTLPGLGKLVLVQRKARKGRNPQTGEVIKIPAKKVVKFRVAKACKDAVLGSK from the coding sequence ATGGCTGGAAAAAAACCAATGACCAAGGGGCAAATCGCTGACAACATCGCCACCGCATCCGGCTTAACAAAGAAGCTGGCCGCCCAGATCCTGGACGGTTTGGCCGCTTTGGCCTACAAAGAGGCGAAAAATGGCTTCACCCTGCCGGGGTTGGGCAAACTGGTTCTGGTTCAGAGGAAAGCCCGCAAGGGTAGGAATCCGCAGACTGGCGAAGTAATAAAAATACCCGCGAAGAAGGTTGTTAAATTCCGCGTGGCCAAAGCCTGCAAAGACGCCGTACTGGGCTCCAAATAG
- a CDS encoding efflux transporter outer membrane subunit, producing the protein MVYSGCAGTGSYKNQSSLIDPPSASKTMANAAKEGALTPGPWPGIEWWRDFNDPVLAKLVEESFSNSPEMKLAQAKARFADAQARLAGAVDTPDVSMNAESFRQRISDNGLIPTRFFQNPNTLTQASLAFSYELDIWGLHASIIKSALGEAAAVKAETYMARLLLSFAVAQAYFDLSWFRERLELMGILLANSESLERLAAKRVEGGLDSITSLQKARLDLELMRSSVAGAKRDAGMAANKLAALMGRGPDYAMSSETAKSRDFASPAALPDNLMTDILARRPDIIAAKLRVVTAGYRVDAARALFYPNVNIRALVGLQSVDIEKLFNADSHMYNFGPAIHLPLFDGGRLSANLESRGVEWDMAVEKYNLTVINAVKETADSVISVDGAAKRLESGKMALEAAQAGYEAIRKRREAGLDDAMAEINASGMMIVQRLELATARRENLTARVLLIKSLGGGYMSDELLAGNTK; encoded by the coding sequence TTGGTTTATTCCGGTTGCGCCGGCACAGGCTCTTATAAAAACCAGTCATCGCTTATAGATCCTCCTTCCGCGTCGAAAACCATGGCAAATGCCGCAAAAGAAGGGGCGCTTACGCCTGGGCCGTGGCCGGGTATTGAGTGGTGGAGGGATTTTAACGACCCGGTTCTTGCAAAACTGGTTGAGGAATCCTTCAGTAATTCACCTGAAATGAAGCTGGCCCAGGCCAAGGCCCGATTTGCCGACGCGCAGGCGCGGCTTGCCGGAGCGGTGGATACTCCTGACGTTTCGATGAACGCTGAATCTTTCCGCCAGCGGATAAGCGACAACGGCTTGATACCGACCAGGTTTTTCCAAAATCCGAACACGCTGACGCAGGCATCTTTAGCATTCAGCTACGAACTGGACATCTGGGGCCTTCACGCCTCCATCATAAAAAGCGCTTTAGGCGAGGCCGCGGCAGTTAAGGCCGAAACCTATATGGCCAGACTGTTACTCTCGTTCGCCGTGGCCCAGGCGTACTTCGACCTATCATGGTTCCGGGAACGGCTGGAGCTTATGGGAATACTCCTTGCCAACAGTGAATCGTTGGAACGCCTTGCCGCTAAAAGGGTGGAGGGGGGATTGGATTCCATAACCTCCCTGCAAAAGGCGCGACTAGATCTGGAGCTAATGCGTTCCTCGGTAGCCGGGGCCAAACGTGACGCTGGCATGGCCGCCAACAAACTTGCCGCGTTAATGGGGCGCGGGCCGGACTATGCCATGTCCAGCGAAACGGCCAAATCGCGGGATTTTGCCTCTCCCGCCGCGTTGCCGGATAACCTGATGACGGACATTCTCGCAAGAAGGCCGGACATCATCGCCGCGAAGTTGAGAGTGGTAACGGCGGGGTATCGCGTGGACGCGGCCCGGGCGCTGTTTTACCCAAATGTGAACATCAGGGCGCTGGTGGGGCTTCAAAGCGTGGATATAGAAAAACTGTTCAATGCTGATAGCCATATGTATAACTTCGGTCCGGCAATCCACCTGCCCCTTTTCGACGGGGGCAGGCTTTCGGCCAATCTTGAATCCCGTGGCGTGGAATGGGACATGGCCGTGGAAAAATACAACCTGACGGTGATTAACGCGGTAAAAGAAACGGCGGACTCGGTTATTTCAGTGGATGGCGCCGCAAAAAGGTTAGAGTCTGGAAAGATGGCGCTGGAAGCCGCGCAAGCCGGTTATGAGGCCATCCGGAAACGGCGCGAAGCGGGGCTGGACGATGCCATGGCGGAGATAAACGCCAGCGGTATGATGATTGTCCAGCGGTTAGAGTTGGCCACGGCCCGGCGTGAAAACCTTACAGCCAGGGTTTTGCTGATAAAATCACTGGGCGGAGGATATATGAGTGATGAGTTGCTTGCGGGAAACACCAAATGA
- a CDS encoding efflux RND transporter periplasmic adaptor subunit, whose product MNGPDTKTEAPRQEASPNHKRKRIISILLAGFALAGVAFGAYWLIIGRHYAYTDNAYVAGNIVQVEPQAAGTVVAIYADETDMVEKGQLLIKIGDADASVALDQAKAELAQTVRKTRKLFEQVEELKSALALRKLETERLAAEYQRRKELVADRAVSEEDYGRSKAAWEEAVKAEKVAEKQLAGAVALAGAGKLEIHPDVQGAKARVMAAYLNLARSEIRSPVTGHVAKRNAQLGGRIAPGKPVISVVPLDQLWVDANFKETQLHDIRVGQQVEITSDLHGDGVKYHGKVISLGAGTGSVFSILPPQNATGNWIKIVQRAPVRISLEPERLKEHPLILGLSLQVTVDTHDLSGAQLAGRAKEAGKYATDIYQRQSDGAADMINGIIRENLAP is encoded by the coding sequence ATGAACGGCCCCGATACTAAAACAGAAGCGCCCCGGCAGGAAGCAAGCCCGAACCATAAAAGAAAGCGGATTATCTCGATTCTGCTGGCCGGGTTCGCGTTGGCGGGTGTGGCTTTCGGCGCTTATTGGCTGATTATAGGCCGTCATTACGCATATACCGACAATGCTTATGTGGCCGGGAATATCGTGCAGGTGGAGCCTCAGGCGGCGGGCACGGTGGTGGCAATATACGCCGATGAAACCGACATGGTGGAGAAGGGCCAACTGCTGATAAAGATTGGTGACGCCGACGCCTCTGTCGCATTGGACCAGGCCAAGGCCGAGCTGGCCCAGACTGTGCGAAAAACCCGTAAGCTTTTCGAGCAGGTGGAAGAATTAAAATCCGCTTTGGCGCTACGCAAGCTGGAGACAGAACGGCTGGCGGCGGAATACCAGCGCAGAAAAGAGCTGGTGGCGGACAGGGCTGTTTCGGAAGAAGATTACGGCCGGTCGAAGGCGGCTTGGGAAGAGGCAGTAAAAGCCGAAAAGGTGGCGGAAAAACAACTGGCCGGGGCGGTGGCGCTGGCGGGCGCCGGAAAACTGGAAATCCATCCGGATGTGCAGGGGGCCAAAGCCCGGGTTATGGCCGCTTATCTTAATCTTGCACGGTCGGAGATAAGGTCTCCGGTTACGGGGCATGTGGCCAAACGTAACGCCCAGCTGGGGGGCAGGATAGCGCCGGGGAAGCCTGTAATATCGGTGGTTCCGCTGGACCAGTTATGGGTGGACGCCAATTTCAAAGAGACCCAACTGCACGACATCCGTGTTGGACAACAGGTGGAGATAACCTCCGACCTGCACGGGGATGGGGTGAAATACCATGGCAAGGTGATCAGCCTTGGCGCGGGCACGGGTAGCGTGTTTTCGATACTTCCCCCGCAAAACGCCACGGGCAACTGGATAAAAATAGTCCAGCGCGCCCCGGTGAGGATAAGCCTGGAGCCGGAAAGATTGAAGGAACATCCCCTAATATTGGGCCTTTCGTTGCAAGTTACCGTGGACACCCATGATCTGAGCGGAGCCCAGCTTGCGGGCCGCGCCAAGGAAGCGGGGAAATACGCCACCGATATCTATCAGCGCCAGTCCGATGGGGCGGCGGATATGATCAACGGTATAATCAGGGAAAACCTGGCCCCGTAA
- a CDS encoding DHA2 family efflux MFS transporter permease subunit: protein MENDSANQPLTGSKLAISTVSLALAVFMNVLDTTITNVSIPTIAGNLSVSPSQGTWTITSYSVAMAIVVPLTGWLARYFGEVRLFVACTALFSMASLACGLAPDFTSLIILRSIQGLVAGPMIPLSQSLLLRCYPPEKKGMALAFWAMTTVVAPILGPILGGYITDNIGWPWIFYINIPIGLTSSFVTWQMLKKRESKTSRNPIDVTGLILLVVGVGCLQIFLDRGHELDWFNSTEVTLLAIVAVISLSLFLAWELFEKHPVVDLSLFLLRNYTVGTLAVALGYMTFFSGVVIFPLWLQTQMGYTATWAGLAAAPIGMLTLMLTPIVGASLHKVDVRVLSSFSFFVFAFTCFWQAGFNTDATFYDVALPRLAQGIAMSCFFVPVTSISLSGLTPDRIAAAAGLTNFMRILGGSFGTSISVTFWDDRAIYHRSVLVESISQSNPYAMAPLEVAQSNGMSYEGALAVFERIIGKQAATLATNDIFLLSGVIFSCLILFIWLSRGPFMVARN from the coding sequence ATGGAAAACGATTCGGCCAATCAACCCCTGACGGGCTCAAAGCTGGCCATCAGCACTGTGTCGCTGGCGCTGGCGGTGTTCATGAACGTTTTGGACACCACCATCACAAACGTTTCCATCCCCACCATCGCCGGGAACCTTTCGGTTAGCCCCAGCCAGGGTACGTGGACCATCACCTCTTACTCCGTGGCCATGGCCATCGTGGTGCCTCTTACAGGGTGGCTGGCAAGGTATTTTGGCGAGGTGCGCCTTTTCGTGGCCTGTACGGCGCTATTCAGCATGGCCTCGCTTGCTTGCGGGCTGGCGCCGGATTTTACGAGCCTGATAATATTGCGCTCCATCCAGGGGCTGGTGGCTGGCCCCATGATACCCCTGTCGCAAAGCCTGCTTTTGCGTTGTTACCCGCCGGAGAAGAAAGGCATGGCGCTGGCGTTCTGGGCCATGACCACGGTGGTGGCCCCCATATTGGGCCCCATATTGGGAGGGTATATAACCGATAATATCGGCTGGCCCTGGATCTTCTACATCAACATACCCATTGGGCTCACGTCATCGTTTGTCACCTGGCAGATGCTTAAAAAGCGGGAATCCAAAACCTCGCGCAACCCCATAGACGTTACGGGCCTTATATTGCTCGTGGTGGGGGTGGGGTGTCTTCAGATTTTCCTGGACCGGGGGCATGAACTGGACTGGTTCAACTCCACCGAGGTGACGTTGCTGGCCATAGTCGCCGTGATTAGCTTATCGCTATTTTTAGCCTGGGAGTTGTTCGAGAAACACCCGGTGGTGGACCTGTCGTTGTTCCTGCTCCGAAACTATACGGTGGGAACGCTTGCGGTGGCTCTTGGTTACATGACGTTTTTCTCCGGGGTGGTGATATTCCCCCTGTGGTTGCAAACGCAGATGGGCTACACGGCCACCTGGGCGGGCCTTGCGGCGGCGCCCATCGGGATGCTAACGCTGATGCTTACCCCCATTGTGGGCGCGTCGCTCCACAAGGTGGACGTACGGGTGTTGAGCAGTTTCTCGTTTTTCGTGTTCGCCTTCACCTGTTTCTGGCAGGCCGGGTTCAATACCGACGCCACATTCTACGATGTGGCCCTGCCAAGGCTTGCGCAAGGGATAGCCATGTCCTGCTTTTTCGTGCCGGTAACGTCCATATCGCTTTCCGGCCTTACGCCGGACAGGATAGCGGCGGCGGCTGGGCTTACAAACTTCATGCGTATATTGGGCGGCAGTTTCGGCACTTCCATAAGCGTTACCTTTTGGGACGACCGGGCTATTTATCACCGGAGCGTGCTGGTGGAAAGCATCTCGCAGTCCAACCCATACGCCATGGCCCCGCTTGAAGTGGCGCAATCGAACGGCATGAGTTATGAGGGGGCGCTGGCGGTGTTTGAACGGATAATAGGCAAACAGGCGGCGACCCTGGCCACAAACGACATTTTTCTGCTTTCAGGCGTAATATTCTCGTGCCTCATATTGTTTATATGGCTCTCCCGGGGGCCGTTCATGGTTGCGAGGAATTAG
- a CDS encoding hydrogenase maturation protease: MNGDDYAGLLIAQRIAGLGLAGTDVAFFSGDLSSMIETWAGYDTVLICDAAISEKPAGTVRSINAKSGPLPREISFVSTHAFGLADTIELARTLGKLPPELCVYAVEAVNLGLGAPITREVEMAVERLVKQIQDGGKPDHPGEAIKLMN, encoded by the coding sequence ATGAACGGGGATGATTACGCGGGCCTTCTAATAGCCCAGCGGATAGCCGGGCTGGGTTTGGCCGGGACTGATGTGGCGTTTTTCAGCGGCGACCTTTCATCCATGATAGAGACCTGGGCCGGTTATGACACCGTATTGATTTGCGACGCCGCCATCAGCGAAAAACCCGCCGGTACCGTGCGTTCCATTAACGCCAAATCCGGGCCTTTGCCGCGCGAAATATCATTCGTCTCCACCCACGCCTTCGGCCTTGCCGATACCATTGAATTGGCGAGGACTTTGGGTAAATTGCCGCCGGAACTTTGTGTTTACGCCGTGGAAGCGGTGAACTTGGGCCTTGGCGCCCCCATTACCCGCGAAGTGGAAATGGCCGTGGAACGGTTAGTTAAGCAGATACAGGATGGCGGGAAACCGGATCACCCCGGTGAAGCGATAAAACTGATGAATTGA
- a CDS encoding superoxide dismutase — translation MLMAGVTKAVRYEPKTFPGLNNLIGITPVEIEEHLKLYNGYVANTNLLREKIGSMVVSGSAGTPEFAELVRRLGFEYNGMRLHELYFENLSGGGKRPSQMVVNALEDAFNGFGSWETLFRKVAAMRGVGWVILYQDPLNENLSVHWINQHEDGHPVGFNPILVLDCWEHAWTAYLRPTERAKYIEDFFTNIDWDVVERRFR, via the coding sequence ATGTTGATGGCAGGTGTGACTAAAGCGGTTAGATATGAGCCGAAGACTTTCCCAGGGCTCAATAACCTTATCGGCATCACCCCAGTGGAGATTGAGGAACACCTAAAGCTGTATAACGGCTATGTGGCCAATACCAATCTGCTACGGGAGAAAATCGGCTCCATGGTGGTGTCCGGCTCGGCTGGAACCCCGGAATTCGCGGAACTGGTTAGACGGCTTGGGTTTGAGTACAACGGTATGCGGCTCCACGAGTTGTATTTCGAAAATCTTTCTGGCGGTGGCAAAAGGCCAAGCCAGATGGTGGTAAACGCACTGGAAGACGCGTTCAACGGCTTCGGATCTTGGGAAACCCTTTTCCGCAAGGTAGCGGCCATGCGGGGAGTGGGCTGGGTTATCCTTTACCAGGATCCGCTTAACGAAAACCTGAGCGTCCACTGGATAAACCAGCATGAAGACGGGCACCCTGTGGGGTTCAACCCGATACTGGTTTTGGACTGCTGGGAGCATGCGTGGACGGCGTACCTCCGCCCAACGGAGAGAGCCAAGTACATAGAGGACTTCTTCACCAATATAGACTGGGACGTGGTGGAAAGGCGGTTTAGATAA
- a CDS encoding adenylate/guanylate cyclase domain-containing protein, whose translation MFDTGVKLNEPLLDGKLASIEKARQWSPRVVSKMENMIRNATDEALFRINPILFAKEKGIEENESIDFFLHGAVEGLFQMNWHVLCPGCTSVLESFSSLKALDSHSHCEVCNVDSEASLDDYIMISFTVSPQVREITCHHPDSLSPLDYLTLYRFSREGVIRDGRRWIDGAIPFMKFHAYIQNGEEKKITRELTEGYLVISDFLNHTGAGIPVSGQPGGGSGSLGVKLNGSAITLSAGTLSSGETEFDFYNQSGRKGLITLLNFPTRYAEDFTISFTPYLSGKRLLTTQSFHDLFHYDVVKGTEGLGVKDISIVFTDLKGSTSLYDRIGDLNAFSLVRQHFDILGKVVAGNHGAIVKTIGDAVMGSFMNPVDAMKAALEMREEVAKMNQSGNKTDIILKIGIHKGASIVVNLNERLDYFGQTVNIASRVQELAGGDEVYITSDVYEYPGVGALLTAMKVEPGKATIKGLAEEMQVYRISGAGR comes from the coding sequence ATGTTTGATACCGGCGTTAAGTTAAACGAGCCCCTTCTGGACGGCAAGCTGGCATCCATTGAAAAGGCCAGGCAATGGAGCCCCCGGGTTGTCTCCAAAATGGAAAACATGATCCGCAACGCCACCGATGAGGCGCTTTTCCGGATCAATCCCATCCTGTTCGCAAAGGAAAAAGGAATCGAGGAAAACGAATCAATAGACTTTTTCCTGCACGGCGCCGTGGAGGGTCTGTTTCAAATGAACTGGCATGTGTTGTGCCCCGGTTGCACCAGCGTGCTGGAAAGCTTCAGCTCCCTAAAGGCTTTAGACTCCCACAGCCATTGCGAAGTGTGCAATGTGGACTCCGAGGCATCCCTGGACGACTACATAATGATAAGCTTCACCGTGTCGCCCCAAGTCCGGGAGATAACCTGCCACCATCCGGATTCCTTGTCCCCGCTGGATTACCTGACCCTCTATCGTTTCAGCAGGGAAGGCGTGATACGGGACGGAAGAAGATGGATAGATGGCGCAATCCCTTTCATGAAGTTCCACGCTTACATCCAGAATGGCGAGGAGAAAAAGATAACCAGGGAGCTTACGGAAGGCTACCTTGTGATAAGCGATTTCCTGAACCATACCGGCGCTGGCATACCCGTGAGCGGCCAGCCAGGGGGCGGAAGCGGCTCTCTTGGCGTAAAACTCAACGGCTCGGCGATCACCTTAAGCGCCGGAACCTTGAGCTCCGGGGAGACTGAATTCGATTTTTACAACCAGTCTGGCAGGAAAGGGCTGATAACCCTGCTAAATTTCCCCACTCGGTACGCCGAGGATTTCACCATCAGCTTCACGCCATACCTTTCCGGCAAGCGGCTTCTGACCACGCAATCGTTCCACGACCTGTTCCATTACGATGTGGTGAAAGGCACTGAAGGCCTGGGTGTGAAAGACATCTCCATCGTATTCACCGACCTGAAGGGCTCCACCTCCCTTTATGACAGGATTGGCGACCTTAACGCTTTTTCCCTTGTTCGCCAGCATTTCGACATCCTCGGAAAGGTGGTGGCAGGCAATCACGGAGCCATCGTGAAAACCATCGGGGACGCGGTGATGGGCAGTTTCATGAATCCGGTGGACGCCATGAAAGCGGCGCTGGAGATGCGGGAAGAAGTGGCCAAAATGAACCAGTCTGGGAATAAGACTGACATCATCCTGAAGATCGGTATCCACAAAGGAGCCTCCATCGTGGTGAACCTGAACGAACGGCTGGACTATTTCGGCCAAACGGTGAACATAGCCTCCAGGGTTCAGGAACTGGCCGGAGGCGATGAGGTTTACATAACGTCGGATGTGTATGAATACCCCGGCGTGGGGGCACTGCTCACGGCCATGAAAGTTGAACCCGGCAAAGCCACGATAAAGGGTCTTGCGGAGGAAATGCAGGTTTACAGGATCAGCGGAGCCGGGCGCTAA
- a CDS encoding rubrerythrin: MKLEGSKTHQNLKDAFAGESQANRRYLYFAGKADVEGFNDISAVFRSTAEGETGHAHGHLNFLKEVGDPVTGLPIGATADNLKSAIAGETYEYTDMYPGMAKTARDEGFKEVSDWLETLAKAERSHANRFQKALDSMGK, translated from the coding sequence ATGAAACTGGAAGGCTCCAAGACCCATCAAAACCTGAAAGACGCGTTCGCCGGGGAATCGCAGGCGAATCGCCGCTATTTATATTTCGCCGGTAAAGCGGACGTGGAAGGGTTCAACGACATATCGGCGGTTTTCCGTTCCACCGCCGAGGGTGAGACCGGCCATGCCCACGGGCATCTTAATTTTCTTAAAGAAGTGGGCGACCCTGTAACAGGGCTTCCCATAGGGGCCACGGCGGACAATCTAAAATCAGCCATCGCCGGGGAAACATATGAGTACACCGACATGTATCCTGGTATGGCAAAAACCGCCAGGGACGAGGGTTTTAAAGAAGTGTCCGACTGGCTGGAAACCCTGGCCAAGGCCGAGCGGTCGCACGCCAACCGGTTCCAGAAAGCTCTCGACAGCATGGGCAAATAG
- a CDS encoding DUF3501 family protein, whose protein sequence is MRKINREDLFSLEKYEEIRPSFRERVMEHKASRRVPVGPSATLYFEDRLTIHYQIQEMLRAERIFDQAGIEGELSAYNPLIPDGANWKATFMIEYDDPAQRRAELARLVGIERRVWVMVEGFNKVFAIADEDLERSTPEKTAAVHFLRFELSGEMVDAIKQGASVTCGIDHPLYRYEAQAPEHSCKSLALDLD, encoded by the coding sequence ATGAGAAAGATCAACCGGGAGGATCTTTTTAGTCTCGAAAAATACGAGGAGATCCGCCCCTCGTTTCGTGAGAGGGTGATGGAGCATAAAGCCAGCCGCCGGGTGCCTGTGGGGCCCAGCGCCACGCTTTATTTCGAGGACAGGCTCACCATCCACTATCAAATCCAGGAAATGCTTCGGGCCGAACGCATATTCGACCAGGCTGGGATTGAGGGGGAATTGTCGGCCTATAACCCGCTGATACCAGATGGGGCCAACTGGAAAGCCACCTTCATGATTGAGTATGACGACCCGGCCCAGCGCCGCGCGGAGCTTGCCCGGCTGGTGGGGATAGAGCGGAGGGTATGGGTTATGGTGGAGGGGTTTAATAAAGTATTCGCCATCGCCGATGAGGATCTGGAACGCTCCACCCCCGAGAAAACCGCGGCGGTGCATTTCCTGCGGTTCGAGCTTTCCGGGGAAATGGTGGACGCGATAAAACAAGGCGCCAGCGTTACCTGCGGCATAGACCACCCGCTTTACCGTTACGAGGCCCAGGCGCCGGAGCATAGCTGTAAATCGTTGGCGCTGGATTTGGACTGA
- a CDS encoding PAS domain S-box protein, whose product MNREHILTILYEMALLTGGATHAQPLIEKTLQRLMYHTSFPCGMFLSAIPERIERASNNSDPGRKYLLEAVICSPELAVLKGQVFTLPQSLVAGPAALIEDNALWDIKLPIHKRFTVALRLPVPENSLFLLFSPEKPVTDLPITQVFQPILNNFGKALDLARVNETYTSRILDDRNHAVLDLKRFRAAMDTSPDCVFLINPAIMRFVDFNKSAVNVLGYYAEELLLMGPQDVMPEYSEEQLQSIFYKVIEGHGAASEITTVHHRKDGSRFDVELRLSSLTQDDGKLIIIAIARDITERKRAEETVRSHARKLERMNKELEEFTYIASHDLLEPLRTVSNYCQLLKGDLGEDISKRAREDLNFILLSSDRMKKQIEDLRQLSRTGRLERQITRVDLNEIIREAVGDLEGLVRETGAKIEWKGLPFVMADSNSVRILVTNLIGNAIKFRGQAVPVINITADRLGDSYQVTIEDNGMGIEPKYLDQIFSPFKRLHGMTKYDGTGIGLAICKKIIDRHGGEIWAESEPGRGSKFIFTLPAAD is encoded by the coding sequence ATGAACAGAGAGCATATACTGACAATCCTTTATGAAATGGCCCTCCTCACCGGCGGAGCCACCCATGCCCAACCGCTAATTGAGAAAACACTCCAGCGGCTTATGTACCACACCTCTTTTCCCTGCGGCATGTTTTTATCTGCCATACCTGAAAGGATTGAAAGGGCCAGCAACAATTCCGATCCCGGCCGGAAATATTTACTGGAAGCCGTAATCTGCTCTCCGGAACTGGCGGTTCTGAAAGGGCAAGTGTTCACCCTGCCCCAATCCCTTGTTGCCGGCCCGGCGGCGCTTATTGAGGATAACGCTCTGTGGGATATCAAATTACCAATCCATAAACGATTCACAGTGGCCCTGCGTCTGCCAGTGCCGGAGAATAGCCTGTTCCTGTTGTTCTCCCCCGAAAAACCGGTGACCGACCTGCCGATAACCCAGGTGTTCCAGCCGATACTCAACAACTTCGGCAAGGCGCTGGATCTGGCCAGGGTCAATGAAACCTACACAAGCAGGATCCTGGACGACCGCAATCACGCGGTTCTGGACTTGAAAAGGTTCAGAGCCGCCATGGACACTTCCCCCGACTGTGTTTTCCTGATAAACCCCGCCATCATGCGTTTTGTGGATTTCAACAAGAGCGCCGTTAATGTGCTGGGCTATTACGCGGAGGAACTGTTGCTAATGGGCCCTCAGGACGTGATGCCCGAGTATTCTGAAGAGCAGTTGCAGTCTATTTTTTACAAGGTTATCGAAGGCCATGGGGCGGCCAGCGAGATAACAACTGTACATCATCGAAAGGATGGTAGCCGGTTCGACGTGGAATTGCGGCTCAGCTCGCTGACCCAGGATGACGGGAAGCTGATTATCATCGCCATAGCCAGGGACATCACGGAGCGGAAACGCGCCGAAGAGACGGTTAGAAGCCACGCGCGCAAGCTGGAGAGGATGAACAAGGAGCTGGAGGAATTCACTTACATCGCAAGCCACGACCTGCTGGAACCGTTACGGACGGTATCCAATTACTGCCAGCTTCTGAAGGGGGATTTGGGAGAGGACATATCCAAAAGAGCCAGGGAGGACCTCAACTTCATCCTTCTATCGTCGGACCGGATGAAAAAACAGATCGAAGACCTTCGCCAGCTTTCGAGAACCGGACGGCTGGAGCGGCAGATAACCCGCGTGGACTTAAACGAGATCATCAGGGAGGCCGTTGGAGACCTTGAAGGGCTGGTGAGGGAAACGGGGGCAAAAATAGAATGGAAAGGCCTGCCATTCGTGATGGCCGACTCCAACAGCGTAAGGATACTCGTCACGAACCTTATCGGAAATGCCATCAAGTTCCGCGGCCAGGCGGTTCCGGTTATCAACATAACCGCAGACCGCTTGGGAGATTCTTACCAGGTAACGATAGAGGACAATGGCATGGGAATAGAGCCGAAGTATCTCGACCAGATATTTTCACCCTTCAAACGGCTTCATGGGATGACAAAATACGATGGCACCGGCATAGGCCTTGCCATCTGCAAAAAGATAATAGACCGTCACGGTGGTGAAATTTGGGCCGAATCGGAGCCAGGCAGAGGGAGCAAATTCATTTTCACACTGCCCGCAGCGGATTGA